In Candidatus Cloacimonadaceae bacterium, the following proteins share a genomic window:
- the rimP gene encoding ribosome maturation factor RimP, translating to MDFFRVQIEEIAKKICQRMNVAVYDIDEKMSGKGRIITVYLTKIGGITLDECAQFSRALGEELEIFDLIPDRYYLEVSSPGIERPLKLKSHYVSAINEKVAVQWNDGEQKLSTLGTLAEVNQDTIVLDDRGTMVEITFKQILRAKTVFLTDTPREKDNER from the coding sequence ATGGATTTTTTTCGAGTACAGATTGAAGAGATTGCCAAGAAGATTTGCCAGAGGATGAATGTCGCAGTGTATGACATCGACGAAAAGATGTCCGGCAAAGGCAGAATCATAACTGTGTATCTCACCAAGATCGGTGGGATCACGTTGGACGAATGCGCCCAATTTAGCCGTGCTCTGGGAGAAGAACTTGAGATCTTTGACCTGATTCCGGATCGTTATTATCTGGAAGTGTCGTCCCCTGGGATCGAGCGTCCCCTGAAACTGAAGAGTCATTACGTGAGCGCCATCAACGAAAAAGTAGCCGTGCAGTGGAACGACGGAGAGCAGAAACTTTCCACCCTTGGCACGCTTGCTGAGGTCAATCAGGACACGATCGTTTTGGACGACCGGGGAACGATGGTGGAGATCACATTCAAACAGATTTTGCGAGCCAAAACGGTATTTTTAACCGATACTCCGAGGGAGAAAGACAATGAGCGCTAA
- a CDS encoding DUF448 domain-containing protein, whose protein sequence is MCKKKVDYKQLLNFFILKDSVVFDMHRRLQTRKQYLCPEKECILGLEKWKKRRLKRVGFSNTVLAETFSRKGHQA, encoded by the coding sequence GTGTGCAAAAAAAAGGTTGACTATAAACAGCTACTCAATTTCTTTATCCTTAAAGATAGCGTGGTTTTTGATATGCACCGCCGTCTGCAGACAAGAAAGCAGTATCTGTGTCCCGAAAAGGAATGCATCCTGGGATTAGAAAAGTGGAAAAAGCGCCGGCTCAAACGCGTTGGATTTAGCAACACCGTGCTTGCCGAAACGTTTTCCCGCAAAGGACATCAAGCATGA
- a CDS encoding ribosomal L7Ae/L30e/S12e/Gadd45 family protein produces MSTPADAETKILNLMQFARKAGKLVAGADACIRAMHRNKLYLIVIAEDTATRSTQKILREIEENKLPVASIQMGNQISISNALGLPLTGILGISDKQFAAKMMEYWTAKP; encoded by the coding sequence ATGAGCACGCCAGCGGATGCCGAGACAAAAATATTGAATCTGATGCAATTTGCCCGCAAAGCCGGAAAACTGGTGGCGGGAGCCGATGCCTGCATACGTGCGATGCATCGTAACAAGCTGTATCTGATCGTGATCGCCGAAGACACAGCTACGCGAAGCACCCAGAAGATATTGCGCGAGATTGAAGAAAACAAGCTCCCCGTGGCTTCCATCCAAATGGGGAACCAGATATCGATCAGCAACGCCCTTGGATTGCCGTTGACGGGAATCCTGGGCATCAGTGATAAGCAATTTGCCGCCAAAATGATGGAATATTGGACGGCAAAACCATGA
- the nusA gene encoding transcription termination factor NusA: MSANILDAVIKLAASKQLDKDQIQEIIVEAISGTLSKKLQPENELNVFIDEATGSIKANFKCKVVEVEEGLGEISLEDAKSDYDRYAQLDQYIERSMALHDFEPKLVKTAQKIIADRIHRLEEEKIQNDFNKQKHTIVTGRIKSIDDFGGYRIDIGYTDALLPADEQIENEYYRVGDNIKAYVVNIRTHQSNVTIILSRTNPEFVKKLFEAEIPEIYSGVIKIRKIVREPGVRTKVELETTDARIDPVSACIGIKGTRIDGIRKELHGEQIDIVVFSDNLECMIKNALGVANVKRVIVDRAKSASVIVDETEKVIAIGKQGKNVKLAAKLTGMKIDIFTQAEYDEKMAKERRTISHITELDGVSAKIAEILRHAGYTSVQDIFAAAVEELCNLDGVGLRTAERLKEAAKYF, encoded by the coding sequence ATGAGCGCTAACATTTTGGACGCGGTCATCAAACTTGCCGCCAGCAAACAACTGGACAAGGACCAGATCCAGGAGATCATCGTGGAGGCGATCTCCGGCACCCTGAGCAAAAAACTCCAGCCTGAAAACGAACTGAACGTGTTTATCGACGAAGCCACCGGCTCGATCAAAGCCAACTTCAAATGCAAAGTGGTGGAAGTGGAAGAGGGCTTGGGAGAGATCTCGCTTGAGGATGCCAAATCTGATTATGACCGATATGCCCAATTGGATCAATACATTGAACGCAGCATGGCGTTGCACGACTTTGAGCCTAAACTGGTGAAAACCGCGCAAAAGATCATCGCGGATAGGATTCACAGACTGGAAGAAGAAAAGATCCAAAACGACTTTAACAAACAAAAACACACGATCGTGACCGGCAGGATCAAGTCTATCGACGATTTTGGCGGGTACCGTATCGATATCGGATACACGGATGCTTTGCTGCCGGCTGATGAACAGATCGAAAACGAATATTACCGCGTGGGAGACAACATCAAAGCTTATGTAGTCAATATTCGAACGCATCAATCAAACGTGACGATCATCCTTTCCCGCACCAATCCCGAATTTGTCAAGAAACTCTTTGAAGCCGAGATCCCTGAGATCTATTCCGGTGTGATCAAAATCCGCAAGATCGTTCGTGAACCAGGCGTTCGCACCAAGGTCGAGCTGGAAACCACAGACGCAAGAATCGATCCCGTCTCTGCCTGCATTGGTATCAAAGGAACCCGCATCGATGGCATCCGCAAGGAATTGCACGGCGAACAGATCGACATCGTTGTCTTCAGCGATAATCTTGAGTGTATGATCAAAAACGCGCTCGGAGTGGCTAACGTAAAGCGCGTGATCGTAGATCGTGCCAAAAGCGCCAGCGTGATTGTCGATGAAACCGAAAAGGTCATCGCGATTGGAAAACAGGGCAAAAACGTCAAACTTGCCGCCAAACTGACCGGTATGAAGATCGACATCTTTACCCAAGCCGAATATGATGAAAAAATGGCAAAAGAACGCCGCACCATCAGTCATATCACCGAACTCGACGGTGTATCCGCAAAAATCGCGGAGATTTTGCGCCATGCGGGATACACTTCAGTGCAGGATATCTTTGCTGCCGCGGTGGAAGAACTTTGCAACCTCGATGGAGTCGGTCTGCGCACTGCCGAACGGCTCAAGGAAGCGGCGAAATATTTCTGA